A part of Perca fluviatilis chromosome 15, GENO_Pfluv_1.0, whole genome shotgun sequence genomic DNA contains:
- the LOC120574969 gene encoding uncharacterized protein LOC120574969 isoform X1: protein METPDFVREKLTEWGFNDLVQRFEDEGIDKEIFLNLEDTNINVLIPKIGPRVKFKRRLKEYLQWKSMETCHFVQDKLTEWNLSELIHRFEDEGIDKETFLILEESGNLNILIPKIGPRVKFRKKLREYLQALKRKHADTPETIDPETDTNSDQEDIPELALKRKHADTPEIMDTETDTNSDQDDIPELEPTIFPWHFESPSTSDKDRDNEMSEEPMSNRNSSTGLLAVILFILRHHLTVAVGDLMALLNFLSPNLVVASKYLSDKIIALCTVFYCHRCQNYMGTNPHDAPCSQCGTVFNKESSTKNGHFFLSASLKDLLKDILKIHGTELLPKTVAQGNIIKDVMDGRMYQNLLKQGRLGADDLTLSWNSDGVPIYNSPIHSYSIWPLQFIINELPYTQRQENVIVAGLWFGPKPPKMNTFLKPFIDECRDLAHNPFQWSDSNGTVHHSKVFSLIFSSDAIARPLLRNCKQFNGEYGCDWCLHPGMMVKKGNGNMRSYPYDEEKQVARSNDTFKNNATQAKKGVKGLSLLCELPFFDVVFGFVPEYLHSVLLGVSKQLMSLWLDRVNSEKPWYVGQHISKMDSRLLCLRSPLEKKENTSVRSLKCRNSWKASEWRAFLLFYAISVLPGILPLTFLEHYFHLSFSIHILLQESISQHELKLAHESLVHFVKYMKVLYGEENVSFNCHQLIHLTESVLNWGPLWATSAFSFERNNGNLRALLKGVNDYPRQIHQMFLVWQHIPRHLSSLVFNKQSDFGELLDKLTPVQEGSGSDKALGKSRHLDLTGSTKLAIEELLNRPVLVKSVEAYDSFTNGHTVYHSTNCKEIDKTACVIKLKNGCCGEIQLILLFKENCVCTSACLCQAVPVIVVNLYDIKPGTLFSKTHPSETVFVRVERTDQPKAFFLEDIRCKCKYVDGWLVPVPNTFERY from the exons ATGGAGACACCTGATTTTGTCCGGGAAAAATTAACCGAATGGGGCTTCAATGATTTAGTCCAGAGATTTGAAG ATGAAGGTATTGACAAGGAGATCTTTCTAAATCTTGAAGATACCAACATCAATGTCTTGATTCCTAAAATTGGACCAAGAGTCAAATTCAAACGGAGACTCAAAGAATACTTACAG TGGAAATCAATGGAGACATGTCATTTTGTCCAGGATAAATTAACTGAGTGGAATCTCAGTGAGTTGATTCACAGATTTGAAG aCGAAGGCATTGACAAGGAGACATTCTTAATTCTTGAGGAGTCAGGCAACTTAAATATCTTGATTCCTAAAATTGGACCAAGAGTAAAATTCAGAAAGAAACTCAGAGAATACTTACAG GCCCTGAAAAGAAAGCACGCTGATACTCCTGAAACGATCGACCCTGAAACTGACACAAACTCAGACCAGGAGGACATCCCTGAACTG GCCCTGAAAAGAAAGCACGCTGATACTCCTGAAATTATGGACActgaaactgacacaaattCAGACCAAGACGACATCCCTGAACTG GAACCAACTATTTTTCCATGGCACTTTGAGTCCCCTTCAACATCTGACAAAGATCGAGACAATGAGATG AGTGAGGAGCCAATGTCCAACAGGAACTCGAGTACTGGCCTACTTGCGGTGATACTCTTCATTTTGCGTCACCATCTAACTGTGGCTGTGGGTGACTTAATGGCTCTACTGAATTTTCTGAGCCCTAACCTGGTTGTTGCATCAAAGTATCTCTCTGATAAGATTATTGCCTTGTGTACTGTATTTTATTGTCATCGCTGTCAAAACTACATGGGAACAAATCCTCATGATGCTCCTTGTTCGCAATGTGGTACCGTGTTCAACAAAGAAAGCAGTACTAAAAATGGACACTTCTTTTTGTCTGCATCGCTGAAAGACCTTCTGAAAGATATCCTTAAGATCCATGGCACCGAGTTGTTACCTAAAACAGTCGCCCAAGGGAATATCATAAAAGATGTAATGGATGGGAGGATGTACCAGAATCTTTTGAAACAAGGAAGATTAGGTGCAGATGACCTCACACTGTCATGGAATAGTGATGGCGTACCAATTTATAACTCACCCATTCATTCATACTCGATTTGGCCCCTtcaatttattataaatgaacttccttacacacaaagacaggaaaATGTGATAGTTGCAGGACTTTGGTTTGGCCCAAAACCACCTAAGATGAACACATTTCTAAAGCCTTTCATAGATGAATGTCGTGATTTAGCACACAATCCCTTTCAGTGGAGTGACAGCAATGGCACAGTTCACCACTCAAAAGTCTTCTCCTTGATTTTCTCCTCTGACGCCATAGCAAGGCCACTCCTCCGGAATTGCAAACAATTCAATGGTGAATATGGTTGTGACTGGTGTTTACACCCTGGCATGATGGTCAAAAAAGGCAATGGAAATATGAGGTCCTACCCATATGATGAAGAGAAACAAGTAGCAAGGTCAAATGATACGTTTAAGAATAATGCAACACAGGCTAAAAAAGGGGTAAAAGGATTGTCCTTGCTTTGCGAACTTCCCTTTTTCGATGTAGTTTTTGGATTTGTACCAGAGTATTTGCACTCTGTTCTACTAGGTGTGTCCAAACAACTTATGTCTCTGTGGTTGGACAGAGTCAACTCTGAGAAACCTTGGTATGTAGGtcaacacatttcaaaaatgGATTCCCGTCTTCTCTGTCTAAGGTCTccattagaaaaaaaagaaaacacatctgTGCGATCACTGAAGTGTAGGAATTCTTGGAAAGCATCAGAGTGGCGAGCATTCCTTTTATTTTATGCTATTAGTGTCCTTCCTGGCATCCTGCCGCTTACATTTCTGGAACATTATTTTCACCTCTCATTTAGTATTCACATTCTGCTACAAGAATCAATATCCCAACATGAACTTAAGCTGGCCCATGAGTCCTTGGTGCACTTTGTAAAATACATGAAAGTACTCTATGGTGAAGAAAATGTGTCTTTCAACTGCCATCAGTTAATCCACTTAACTGAAAGTGTACTGAACTGGGGGCCTCTCTGGGCAACatcagcatttagttttgagAGAAACAATGGAAATTTAAGAGCTCTGCTTAAAGGTGTAAATGATTACCCTCGACAAATTCACCAGATGTTTCTCGTTTGGCAGCACATACCCAGACACCTTAGTTCTTTAGTTTTCAACAAACAATCAGATTTTGGTGAGTTATTAGACAAGCTCACACCAGTACAAGAAGGCAGTGGCTCTGACAAAGCCCTTGGAAAATCACGCCATCTGGATCTCACAGGATCCACAAAACTAGCAATAGAAGAGCTCCTAAATCGACCAGTTCTTGTCAAATCAGTAGAGGCTTATGACAGCTTCACTAATGGACACACTGTTTATCACTCTACAAACTGCAAAGAGATAGACAAGACAGCCTGTGTTATTAAACTTAAGAATGGCTGCTGTGGAGAAATACAGTTGATTCTACTTTTTAAAGAGAACTGTGTTTGCACATCCGCCTGTTTGTGCCAGGCTGTTCCAGTCATTGTGGTCAATCTGTATGACATCAAACCTGGTACATTGTTCAGCAAAACCCATCCGTCTGAGACTGTCTTTGTAAGAGTTGAAAGGACAGATCAACCTAAAGCTTTCTTCTTAGAGGATATCAGGTGTAAATGTAAGTATGTGGATGGTTGGCTTGTGCCTGTACCAAACACATTTGAGAGATATTAG
- the LOC120574969 gene encoding uncharacterized protein LOC120574969 isoform X2 — METPDFVREKLTEWGFNDLVQRFEDEGIDKEIFLNLEDTNINVLIPKIGPRVKFKRRLKEYLQWKSMETCHFVQDKLTEWNLSELIHRFEDEGIDKETFLILEESGNLNILIPKIGPRVKFRKKLREYLQALKRKHADTPEIMDTETDTNSDQDDIPELEPTIFPWHFESPSTSDKDRDNEMSEEPMSNRNSSTGLLAVILFILRHHLTVAVGDLMALLNFLSPNLVVASKYLSDKIIALCTVFYCHRCQNYMGTNPHDAPCSQCGTVFNKESSTKNGHFFLSASLKDLLKDILKIHGTELLPKTVAQGNIIKDVMDGRMYQNLLKQGRLGADDLTLSWNSDGVPIYNSPIHSYSIWPLQFIINELPYTQRQENVIVAGLWFGPKPPKMNTFLKPFIDECRDLAHNPFQWSDSNGTVHHSKVFSLIFSSDAIARPLLRNCKQFNGEYGCDWCLHPGMMVKKGNGNMRSYPYDEEKQVARSNDTFKNNATQAKKGVKGLSLLCELPFFDVVFGFVPEYLHSVLLGVSKQLMSLWLDRVNSEKPWYVGQHISKMDSRLLCLRSPLEKKENTSVRSLKCRNSWKASEWRAFLLFYAISVLPGILPLTFLEHYFHLSFSIHILLQESISQHELKLAHESLVHFVKYMKVLYGEENVSFNCHQLIHLTESVLNWGPLWATSAFSFERNNGNLRALLKGVNDYPRQIHQMFLVWQHIPRHLSSLVFNKQSDFGELLDKLTPVQEGSGSDKALGKSRHLDLTGSTKLAIEELLNRPVLVKSVEAYDSFTNGHTVYHSTNCKEIDKTACVIKLKNGCCGEIQLILLFKENCVCTSACLCQAVPVIVVNLYDIKPGTLFSKTHPSETVFVRVERTDQPKAFFLEDIRCKCKYVDGWLVPVPNTFERY, encoded by the exons ATGGAGACACCTGATTTTGTCCGGGAAAAATTAACCGAATGGGGCTTCAATGATTTAGTCCAGAGATTTGAAG ATGAAGGTATTGACAAGGAGATCTTTCTAAATCTTGAAGATACCAACATCAATGTCTTGATTCCTAAAATTGGACCAAGAGTCAAATTCAAACGGAGACTCAAAGAATACTTACAG TGGAAATCAATGGAGACATGTCATTTTGTCCAGGATAAATTAACTGAGTGGAATCTCAGTGAGTTGATTCACAGATTTGAAG aCGAAGGCATTGACAAGGAGACATTCTTAATTCTTGAGGAGTCAGGCAACTTAAATATCTTGATTCCTAAAATTGGACCAAGAGTAAAATTCAGAAAGAAACTCAGAGAATACTTACAG GCCCTGAAAAGAAAGCACGCTGATACTCCTGAAATTATGGACActgaaactgacacaaattCAGACCAAGACGACATCCCTGAACTG GAACCAACTATTTTTCCATGGCACTTTGAGTCCCCTTCAACATCTGACAAAGATCGAGACAATGAGATG AGTGAGGAGCCAATGTCCAACAGGAACTCGAGTACTGGCCTACTTGCGGTGATACTCTTCATTTTGCGTCACCATCTAACTGTGGCTGTGGGTGACTTAATGGCTCTACTGAATTTTCTGAGCCCTAACCTGGTTGTTGCATCAAAGTATCTCTCTGATAAGATTATTGCCTTGTGTACTGTATTTTATTGTCATCGCTGTCAAAACTACATGGGAACAAATCCTCATGATGCTCCTTGTTCGCAATGTGGTACCGTGTTCAACAAAGAAAGCAGTACTAAAAATGGACACTTCTTTTTGTCTGCATCGCTGAAAGACCTTCTGAAAGATATCCTTAAGATCCATGGCACCGAGTTGTTACCTAAAACAGTCGCCCAAGGGAATATCATAAAAGATGTAATGGATGGGAGGATGTACCAGAATCTTTTGAAACAAGGAAGATTAGGTGCAGATGACCTCACACTGTCATGGAATAGTGATGGCGTACCAATTTATAACTCACCCATTCATTCATACTCGATTTGGCCCCTtcaatttattataaatgaacttccttacacacaaagacaggaaaATGTGATAGTTGCAGGACTTTGGTTTGGCCCAAAACCACCTAAGATGAACACATTTCTAAAGCCTTTCATAGATGAATGTCGTGATTTAGCACACAATCCCTTTCAGTGGAGTGACAGCAATGGCACAGTTCACCACTCAAAAGTCTTCTCCTTGATTTTCTCCTCTGACGCCATAGCAAGGCCACTCCTCCGGAATTGCAAACAATTCAATGGTGAATATGGTTGTGACTGGTGTTTACACCCTGGCATGATGGTCAAAAAAGGCAATGGAAATATGAGGTCCTACCCATATGATGAAGAGAAACAAGTAGCAAGGTCAAATGATACGTTTAAGAATAATGCAACACAGGCTAAAAAAGGGGTAAAAGGATTGTCCTTGCTTTGCGAACTTCCCTTTTTCGATGTAGTTTTTGGATTTGTACCAGAGTATTTGCACTCTGTTCTACTAGGTGTGTCCAAACAACTTATGTCTCTGTGGTTGGACAGAGTCAACTCTGAGAAACCTTGGTATGTAGGtcaacacatttcaaaaatgGATTCCCGTCTTCTCTGTCTAAGGTCTccattagaaaaaaaagaaaacacatctgTGCGATCACTGAAGTGTAGGAATTCTTGGAAAGCATCAGAGTGGCGAGCATTCCTTTTATTTTATGCTATTAGTGTCCTTCCTGGCATCCTGCCGCTTACATTTCTGGAACATTATTTTCACCTCTCATTTAGTATTCACATTCTGCTACAAGAATCAATATCCCAACATGAACTTAAGCTGGCCCATGAGTCCTTGGTGCACTTTGTAAAATACATGAAAGTACTCTATGGTGAAGAAAATGTGTCTTTCAACTGCCATCAGTTAATCCACTTAACTGAAAGTGTACTGAACTGGGGGCCTCTCTGGGCAACatcagcatttagttttgagAGAAACAATGGAAATTTAAGAGCTCTGCTTAAAGGTGTAAATGATTACCCTCGACAAATTCACCAGATGTTTCTCGTTTGGCAGCACATACCCAGACACCTTAGTTCTTTAGTTTTCAACAAACAATCAGATTTTGGTGAGTTATTAGACAAGCTCACACCAGTACAAGAAGGCAGTGGCTCTGACAAAGCCCTTGGAAAATCACGCCATCTGGATCTCACAGGATCCACAAAACTAGCAATAGAAGAGCTCCTAAATCGACCAGTTCTTGTCAAATCAGTAGAGGCTTATGACAGCTTCACTAATGGACACACTGTTTATCACTCTACAAACTGCAAAGAGATAGACAAGACAGCCTGTGTTATTAAACTTAAGAATGGCTGCTGTGGAGAAATACAGTTGATTCTACTTTTTAAAGAGAACTGTGTTTGCACATCCGCCTGTTTGTGCCAGGCTGTTCCAGTCATTGTGGTCAATCTGTATGACATCAAACCTGGTACATTGTTCAGCAAAACCCATCCGTCTGAGACTGTCTTTGTAAGAGTTGAAAGGACAGATCAACCTAAAGCTTTCTTCTTAGAGGATATCAGGTGTAAATGTAAGTATGTGGATGGTTGGCTTGTGCCTGTACCAAACACATTTGAGAGATATTAG